From a single Pyxicephalus adspersus chromosome 11, UCB_Pads_2.0, whole genome shotgun sequence genomic region:
- the TMPRSS5 gene encoding transmembrane protease serine 5 isoform X4, which yields MCPKHTDTDRKIWDQSYLEQHSTHIPKTTIDIRGDLFEIGNSLEAEKSREQRCSIRKILILLLAAGIVTGTAVGVYVLVQYLMKPLIYQGSVSLQDAEVTSRCNDTDNEVSTIPSKKVSFRINTENFLLEVQVEYRQDWLLTCHEGWNSAWATLMCKRLGYIRLLHHKAVNLTNFRLNHTRGFAQIPFAQTTSTEHIWQTRRDCVSGHVVALKCSECGSRSKSSRIIGGSDVALGRWPWQVSLYLNNKHVCGGSIVAPKWIITAAHCVHNYRSPQVSSWSVLAGITSHPPVRQKASVSAVEKIIYHQKYDDRSHDYDIALMKLEKPLNYSDSIRPVCLPQYDQDLPAGAECWVSGWGHTHPDNTHMPRSLKEAMVPLISTKKCNSSCIYDGDITPRMLCAGYLDGKVDACQLALASGV from the exons ATGTGCCCGAAACACACTGACACGGACAGAAAGATCTGG GATCAATCATATTTGGAACAGCACAGTACTCATATTCCCAAAACTACAATCGACATTCGAGGGGATCTCTTTGAAATTGGTAATTCTCTTGAAGCAG AAAAATCAAGAGAACAACGATGTAGCATCCGGAAGATTCTGATCCTTCTTCTTGCAGCTGGAATTGTTACGGGGACTGCTGTTGGAGTTTACGTATTag TGCAGTATTTGATGAAGCCCCTTATTTACCAAGGTTCTGTTTCATTACAAGATGCTGAAGTGACCTCTCGATGCAATGATACTGACAATGAAGTGTCAACAATTCCAAGCAAAAAAG TATCTTTCAGAATAAACACAGAAAACTTCTTGTTGGAAGTTCAGGTGGAATATAGACAAGACTGGCTCCTAACATGCCATGAAGGATGGAACTCAGCTTGGGCAACACTTATGTGTAAACGTCTAGGGTATATTAG GCTTTTGCACCACAAAGCTGTAAATCTGACAAACTTCAGACTAAATCACACTCGAGGTTTTGCGCAGATCCCTTTTGCTCAGACTACTTCAACAGAACATATTTGGCAGACCAG gcgAGATTGTGTTTCCGGTCACGTTGTTGCGCTGAAGTGTTCAG AATGTGGGTCCCGCTCCAAGTCTTCCAGGATTATTGGAGGAAGTGATGTCGCCTTAGGTCGCTGGCCATGGCAAGTCAGCTTGTACCTTAATAATAAGCATGTCTGTGGCGGCTCTATCGTGGCACCTAAGTGGATTATAACTGCTGCACACTGTGTGCACAA TTACAGGTCTCCACAAGTGTCAAGCTGGTCAGTGCTTGCAGGCATCACTAGCCATCCACCCGTGAGACAGAAagcctctgtgtctgcagtggagAAGATCATTTATCACCAGAAGTATGATGATAGAAGTCATGACTATGATATTGCCCTGATGAAACTGGAGAAACCCTTAAACTACTCAG ACAGTATACGTCCGGTATGTCTACCACAATATGATCAGGATCTTCCTGCTGGTGCGGAGTGCTGGGTCTCTGGCTGGGGCCATACTCATCCTGACAACA CACATATGCCCCGGAGCCTGAAAGAAGCTATGGTACCATTAATTAGCACCAAGAAGTGCAACAGTTCCTGCATATACGATGGAGACATCACTCCCAGAATGCTCTGTGCTGGCTACCTGGATGGAAAAGTTGATGCTTGCCAA